From the Paenibacillus sp. R14(2021) genome, the window GTCGAGCGCCAGCAGTCGGAAATATCCGTGCTTCGAAGCCGCGGCGCGTCGCGATTCCATCTCGTTTTGATGTATGCGGCCGAATTCGGGCTGCTCGCCATTGCGGCCTTCGCCATCGGCCCATGGCTCGGCGTCGCCTTTACGCGCGTACTCGGATCGACGAGCACGTTCCTGAACTTCGTCGACCGCGGATCGATGAAGGCGGAAATGGATGCCGAGAGCTGGAAATACGCGGCGGGCGCGGTGCTCGCCGCCTGGGTGCTCAACCTGATCCCGGTCTTCGTCGCAACGAAAAGTTCGATCGTCGACCAGAAGCGGGCGAAGGCGCGTGAAGGCAAACGCCCCATCTGGCAGCTCTTCGGCGTCGATATCGTGCTGATTTCCGTGGCGTTTTACGGCCATTACGTGTTCCGCCAACGGATGTCGGACCTCGTCAAGCTGGGGCTTGACGGTAAATCGCTGTCCGCAGATCCATTGCTTTATACGATCCCGACGCTGTTCATTCTCGGCTTCGGCCTTCTGATGATTCGGCTGTATCCGCTGTTCGTGGCGCTCTTCTACCGGATGGGCCGCAGGCTGTGGGCACCGCAATATTACACGACGCTGCTGCTGGTCATTCGCCGGAACCGCATCTACCACGGGCTCATGCTGTTTCTGATTCTGACCGTCGGCACGGGCATCTATAATGCCAATACGGCACGCACGCTGAACGTGAACATGGAGGACCAAATCTGGTACGCCGCCGGCAGCGACATCGTGCTTCGCCAGCACTGGGAAAACGATGCGCCGCCGGCCGCCTCGCCGGTTCCGCAGGCGACGCAGCCGGTGCAGTCGGCGCCGCCGTCGGACATCATCCATTACTTGGAGCCGCCGTTCGAATTGATCGAATCGCTGCCGGGCGTCGATACGGTCGCGAAGGTGTTTACGAGAGAAGAAGGGGAAGCCTGGCTGGGCACGAAGAGCGGCAAGGTCAAGCTGGTGGGCATCGATACGGACGCCTTCGGCAATGCCGCGTGGATGAAGGACAGCCTTACGCCGTACCGGTTCTATGAATATCTGAATTTGATCGCCTCGGATACGCATGCGGTGCTGCTGTCGAAAACCGCAGCCGATTATTACGGCGCCAAAGTCGGCGATACGCTGGATGTCGGCTGGGAAGGGATTCGTCCGACGCGCCTCGTCGTATACGGCATCGTACCGTATTTTCCGGCATTCAACCCGAATCCGGTCGCTGGGCCTAAGGAAGGCGACGGGAAGCCTCAGAATCCGATGCTGATCGTCGGCCACTTGGATACGATCCAGAACGAGCTCGGCATGGAGCCGTACGACGTCTGGCTGAAGCTGAAGCCCGGCGCGAACAGGCAGGCGCTGCTTGACGAGATGGACAAGAGGCAGATCAAGCTCGAGAAGTTCGAGGATACGATCGGCAAAATATCCGAGAGCCGCATGGACCCGTTCCGGATGGCGATCAACGGAGTCATGACGCTGGGCTTCATCATTTCGCTTGCGATCAGCTTCCTCGGCTTCATGTTCTTCTGGCTGCTCTCGCTCCAGGGACGCATGCTGCAGTTCGGCATTTACCGCGCAATGGGGATTTCCTTCAAGCAGCTTCTCGGCATGATGACGCTGGAGCAGCTGCTGACGACGGGGGCCGGCTTCTTCATCGGCATCGCGACCGGATTCGCCGCTGGGCAAATTTACGTGCCGTTGTTCCAACTTTCCTTCGATCCCGGCCGGATCGTGCCGCCGTTCCAAGTCATTTCCGATCACGCGGACGTCTTCAGGCTCGGCATCTCGACCTGTTTCATGCTTGCCGCCGCGCTTGTCATTCTGACTTGGCTCCTGAAGCGGATGAAAATTCACCAAGTGGTCAAGCTCGGGGAGGATTAGCTATTGATTACATGCGAAAATCTAGTTAAAATCTATAAAACTGCCGAAGTCGAAGTCGTTGCGCTGCAAGGATTGAATTTGCAGGTGAACCAAGGCGAAATGGTCGCGGTCATCGGCAATTCAGGCAGCGGCAAATCGACCCTGCTGAATATGCTGGGCGGCCTGGACCGCCCTTCGGCAGGCCGATTGACGATCGCCGGCAAGGATATGCTGAAGCTGACCGACAAGGAGCAGAACGTCTACAAACGCGAAACCGTCGGGTTTATTTGGCAAAATAAAGCGCGAAATCTCGTACCCTACTTGACGGCGCGAGAGAATGTCGAAATTCCGATGCTGCTGCATGACCGGAAGAAGAAGCGGCTCCGGGCCATCGAGCTGCTCGAAGCGGTCGGACTCGGTTCGCGAACCGGCCACAAGCTTCAGCAGCTCTCGGGCGGCGAACAGCAGCGCGTGGCCATCGCCATCGCACTGGCCAACCGGCCGAAGCTGCTGCTCGCCGATGAGCCGACGGGCGCGCTGGATACGCGGACGTCGGACCAAATCATGGCTTTACTGCGCAAACTGAATTCCGAGATGGGTTTGACCATCGTCATCGTGACGCATGATTTGGATCTGGCCAAACAGGTGCAGCGGGTCGTGCTCATCCGGGACGGCCGGACGTCGTCGGAGATGATCCGACGAACGGACGAGCGCGAGGCGGAGGACGCGTCAGGCGAAGAGACGGAGCTCGATACCCATATTGAATATGCCGTCATGGATCGTTCCGGCCGGATTCAAGTGCCTGAGCGTTACTTGGAAGCCGTAGGCGCCAAAGACGCGGACAAGGTGTTGCTGCGGCTGGAAGAGGATCATATCGTTTTGCGGCCAATTGCGCCGGCGGGCAAAACGGGGGGCTGAGCGATCGAACGAAACGACGACTAAAAGAAAAATAAAACGAGAAACGGGCGGGTCATCATGAGAGGAAAAGTGAGAATTCAAGAAATCGCTGATTTAGCAGGTGTATCCAAGTTCGCTGTTTCTCGCGCATTGTCTGGGAAGAGTGGCGTGAGCGCCCAAACGCGGGAGAAAATTTTGCGCGTCGCCGGCCAGTTGGGTTACTTCAAGAACAACGAACAGCAGCAGCGCTTCACGGGCGAGCTGCAAGAAATCGAAGAGGTCAAGTGGGACGGCACGATCGTGGTCATGTTTCCGAACTTGCGGTATCAGAACCGGGAACACATTTATTGGGGGCCTGTATTCGAAGGAGTGTCCTCGCGCCTTCGCCAGCGCGGGCTTGACATTATTACCATAACGGAGCCTTCAGACGATAACGTATTCAAGCTGCTGAATCCGGAGGCGATTCAGGGCATTATTACGATCGGGACCGTCTCGACGCAAATTTTGCTCAAAATCAAGCAAATGGACATTCCGGTCGTCATGGTCGACCACAGCGATCCCGTCTTTGCTTGCGATACGATCTTCACGGATAATTTCAACAGCATGCAGCAGATGATGATGAAGCTGATCAGCAAAGGCTACCGCAAGTTCCAGTTTGTCGGGAACATCAAGGATGCGCAAAGCTATTTCGACCGTTGGCTGGCGTTCCGTTCCACGCTGGAGAGCTGCCAGATCGCACTGCAGCAGGACCCGATGCTGAACGGTCCCGAAGCGCAGGATATCTTTCTCCTGTTCAAACAATATCGGCCGGTCGACCTGCCGGAAGTTTACGTATGCGCGCATGATGTCAACGCGAAGTTCCTCATCGAGCAGCTGGGCTATCTGGGGATCGAAGTGCCTGCGCGCTGCGCGGTTACCGGCTTCGACAACACCTGCGATTCCCATCCGATTCTCGCGACGGTGAACGTGAACAAGGAGCTGCTCGGCATGCGCGCCGTGGATCAGATGTTATGGCGCATTCAAAACCCGGGAACCGCGCATGAGAAAAAACTGATTTATGCGGACGTTATTCTGCGGGAGAACTACGCCCACCTGTTGAATGGGGAAGTCGAGCAAGAAGAAGCGGACGCGGAAGCGCAATAGTTTGCGGTCGCCAACCTAAATTTTTGCTAAATTTTGTTGCGGTCGCTTCCGATTTGTTTTCGTTTGGCTGCATCGAATGACCGAATAATACGTCTAACACGTTGATTTTCCCTCTCCCGGCCAATATTGGGCCATCATACTGCTGCATAAGCCGCTCGTTATCCACGCTACGTTGTCTCTCCGTATCATTACGCATTGCCCTCCACAACTAGAGGAATACGCGACAGCCTCGCTCTAAGATTGATCGATGATAGAGATCGGATCCAACACGGATTGTTTCTGGAGTCTCCGCCTCTCAGTTTAGTTTGTAGGTGCTACAAACGAATGCGATGCGAGGTAGGGGCTCTTTTCATGCGCGGATACGGACTATCGAATATCCCTAACAAAATAACAAAACGAAAACAAATTTACGATAATGTTGCCAAAATGTTGTGAATATTGCAAAAAAATTGATTGACTAATTTTGGATCACGGTGCTATTATTGACATGCAAGTCATCAAACACTTCGCAAACCGGTGGTGATGGGGGTACGCTAAAACAATAGAATGAAAACGGTTACGAAGAAGAGGGAACTAATAAACCATCTCGGAAACCGGTAGACCTTGCCGGAGCAAACTGGTATTGCTCATTAAAAAGCGGGAGGTTTTTTTGCAAATGAAAAAAGTGAAAGCACTTACATTTTTGCTTGCGGCAACGATGCTTACGTTAACGGCGTGCGGAGGCGGCAGCAATAACTCAGGCGGCAACGTCGCCAACAATCAGCCTGCCAACGACGCGCCAACGGGCACGGCAACGGGCAATGACTCAGCAGCGAACAATGCTTCGTCCGGCAACGACGCCTCCGGCAATAACGCGGCAGCGACAAACGATGCCGCCCCCGCTCCAATCGACCTCGGCGGGCGCGAAATCCATATCTCCGCATGGTGGGACGGAACGCCGAAGGGCGATACGGCCGATTCCAAGAAAGCGCTCGATAAGCTGCATGAGGTCGAGAAGAAATACAACGTCAAGATCAAATACGACAACATCCCGTTCGACAAATACATGGATAAATTCACGACGGCCGCGCTCTCCGGAACACCTATGGCCGACATCTCCATTCTTGAATTCAAGCGCGCGCTTGCCCCGATCAAACAAGGCTTAATCCTTCCTCTTAGCGAATACACGCAAGCAACTAGCGATATCAACAACGAACAAGAACACACAATCAAGCTTCCGCAGCTCATCGGAGACGAATACTTCTTCGGCGGTAAAGGCGTATCGACCGTAGGCATGTTCTACAACCGCAATCTTTTCAAGAAGCTGGGCTTGCCGGATCCGCAAGAGCTATACGCCAACAATCAATGGACATGGGATAAATTCCTCGAAGTCGCGAAGCAAGCGACGACAGATACGAATAACGACGGCAAGCCGGATACATGGGGCTTCTCGGACTGGGCGCCAGGCGCGGCTCGCGACTTCGGCGCAACGAACGGCGCGCTATTCGTCAACGACGATCTGACCGTCGGCTTCACGGATCCGAAGATGATCGAAACCTTGGAATTCATCAACCGGCTGTACAACAAAGAAAACGTCGTGAAGGTTAAAAAAGGCGATAAAAACAGCTGGGATGAAACGTCCACATTCAAAGACGGCGACGTCGCGATGTCCTCGAACTTCGACTGGAACGTCGGCGGTCTGCCGTTCGAAATCGGCGTCGTACCGAACCCGCAAGGTCCGAGCGGCGACGGCAATTACACCTACGCGAACACTGCCCAGAACGGCTGGGTCATTCCGAAGGGCGTAAAAGAACCGCAAATGGTTTATCAAATCTATGAAGAACTGCAAGACCTGCCTTCAACGGAAGAGTACCTCGGCCAAAACGGTCTGGAAGCGCTCTTCAAAAGCCAAGCGGACATCGATATGGCGCTGGAGCACATCAACAATACCGGCCGTATCTCCCTTGAAGAAGGCGTTGCCGACTATCCTTGGTTCTCGATCATGGACGACATCATCAAGAAGAACCAATCCGTAAGCGCTACGGTTCAGAAGTACACCGCGCCTGCTGAAGCTGCTCTAGCCAAATTGAAATAATTACTGAACAGGTATTGAAGGGAGGGGAGGCCGGATGTGCCGGTACGACCCTCCTTTTCTATGCGAATCAAGCATAACAATCAGCAAATTAATAGGATAACAAATATTAAACACTAGGATCATGTGTTTGGTATAAATATAGGTTTGTTATGTTCCAGTAGGACGATGGTACGCGAGTGCGCTTTCGTCAGCGGGATGCGTGATCCGCAGATCAAGTCGTCGCTTAGGAGGGCTGACATTGAAAGGTACAAAACGGCTTAAGAAATGGGGAATGACGGGGGCATGCGTTGTCATCGCACTTGCACTGCTCGTCGTATGGACCCGTTCGGGCAATGACGGCACGGCAGCGGCGGGAAGCCAATCGGCGTTTGCCGAAGGCAGCTGGTCGACGCTGCAGGATGGCCGCGGCGATTACGCGGAATATCTGTCGAAGCATGAGAATTCCGGCTTTTCCGATCAAGAGATTGTCCTTGATGCCGCAAGCTACGCCGAGACGGAAGGCGACGGCTTCGAGAAGCTGATCGATTATGAAGGACGATCCGGCACATCCCTTAAGACCGGCGAGCAAGGCAACGTATCCTGGGATATTAATGTGACGCAAGAAGGTTTCTATAACATTGCGCTTTCCTATTACCCGATCGCGGGCAAAAGCTCGAGCATTGAGCGTTCACTGCAAATTGACGGCGTCGTTCCGTTCACGGAAGCGTCCTACTTGCAATTCGATCGCGTGTGGGACAACGAGCTGGAGCATGTGAAGCAGGATAATTTAGGCAACGACCTGCGTCCGGAGCAAATCGAGAAGCCGTCTTGGCGCGAAGCTCTGCTCGAGGATTCGGACGGCTATTACGCCGATCCGTTCAAGTTTTATTTGAGCGCTGGCCATCATACGCTTACGTTCGTCTCGCAGCGTGAGCCGATGGTCATTCATCAGCTGAAGCTGTATCAGAAGCAACAGCCCGCCAATTATGAAGCAGCACTCAAGCAATACGAGAAAGACGGACTGAAGAAGGCGGACAGTCAGCTGATTACCGTTCAAGGTGAAGCTGCTCTCGCGAAGTCATCTCCGACGTTGTATCCGCAAACAGAACGTTCCACCTCTTCGGTTGCGCCTTACAGTCCGAAGCTCATTCGGGTCAATACGATCGGCGGCTATAACTGGCGACTGCCGGGGCAGTGGATCGAGTGGGAAGTCGATGTACCGGAAACGGGACTCTATAAAATCGCCATGAAATCCAAGCAGGAATTCGTTCGCGGTTTGTACTCGACGCGCCGACTGCTAATTAACGGCGAAGTTCCGTTCAAGGAGGCCGAGCAAATTCCGTTCCGTTACAAGAACGGTTACCGCATCGACGTCATGGGAGGCGACGAGCCATATCTGTTCAAGCTCGAGAAAGGCAAGAACATCATTCGCATGGAAGATACGCTCGGCGAATTTGCTCCGCTCATCCGTGAAGTGAAAGATAGCCTATACAATCTCAATGCCATGTATCGCAAAATCATCATGATTACCGGCGCATCGCCGGATAAATACCGAGATTATCGCTTGGATAAGCAAGTACCGAAGATGCTGGAAACGTTCCAATCCGAGAGCGACCGGCTTACCGCCATCAGCGTCGAACTGAAACGGCTGTCTGGCGGAAGCAGCGATTCCGAAGCGCTTCTGAAGACGATGGCGCTGCAGCTGAAGGAATTGATCAAGAATCCCGATACCATTCCGCGCCGCCTTGCTGCATTCAAGAGCAATGCTGGCGGACTCGGCACGTGGCTGCAGAAGGCGATCGAGATGCCGCTCCAGCTCGATGCGATTTACATCGCTTCGCCGGACAAGAAATTCCCTTCGTCCGGAGAGGGCTTTTTCTCCAAGCTGAAGCATGAGCTGGCGACGTTTGCATATTCGTTCGTGATCGATTACAACCAAATCGGCAACGATTCGGACAAGAAGAACCAGAAGTCGATAACCGTCTGGATCGGCAGCGGCCGCGACCAGGCGAACACGCTGAAGGCGATGATCGACGAAACGTTCACGCCGCAGACGGGCATTAACGTGAATTTGAAGCTCGTGCAAATGAACACCTTGCTGCCGGCAACCTTGGCCGGTCGCGGCCCGGACGTCGCGATGCAGATCAGCAACGACATTCCAGTTAACTACGCGATGCGCGATGCGGCTGCCGACTTGACGCAATTTACCGATTATCAGGAAGTGTCGAAGCGGTTCCGCGATAGCGCACTTGTCCCGTACACGTACGAGAAAGGCGTATACGCGCTGCCGGAGACGCAAACCTTCAACATGCTTTTCTACCGTAAGGACGTGCTAACAGAGCTGGGGCTAGAGGTGCCGCAAACTTGGGACGATGTGTATAAGCTGCTCGCCGTCCTAAGCAAGAACAGAATGCAATTCGGCATGCCGATCACGGTTCCGCAGACATCGGTGCCGGTGCCTGGACAGAATATCCCGCCGAACTCGATTTACGGCTCGCTGCTGATGCAGAACGGCGGTCAATTCTACCGGGGCGGCGGCAAAGAGTCCGATCTGGATTCGAAGATCGGCGTCGAAACGTTCAAGACATGGACAGACCTGTACAGCGACTACAAGCTGGAACGCGAATTCGACTTCGCGAACCGGTTCCGCACAGGTGAAATGCCAATCGGTATCGTGGATTACACCACGTACAATCAGCTCACCGTGTTTGCCCCGGAAATCCGCGGCATGTGGGGCTTTGCGCCGATTCCGGGCACGAAGCTGTCGGATGGAACTATCCGCAGAGATACACCGAGCGCGGGTAATGGAACGCTGATGATGGGCAGCGCGAAGGACAAAGACTCCTCCTGGGAATTCATGAAATGGTGGACCAGCGAGAAGACCCAAACGAATTTCGGCCGGGAGATGGAAGCGCTGATGGGAGCTTCCGCGCGTTATCCGACGGCGAACATCAAAGCGCTCGACAGCTTGCCTTGGCCGGTTGCCGATTACGATAACCTCAAAGCGCAGTTCGAATATGTCAGAGGCGTGCCAGAGGTGCCGGGCGGCTACTTCACCGGACGTCATCTGCAGAACGCGTTCTTGAAAGTAGTCGTCGAGAAGAATACGGAAGCGCGGGAATCGATTATGGATTACACCCATTACATTCAAGACGAAATCAAAGCAAAGCGCAAAGAATTTGGCCTGCCGGAATAAGGAGGGATCCACGTGTCAACGATCGGTACACCGAGTCAA encodes:
- a CDS encoding ABC transporter permease; translation: MSVLIMLLRKMARNYWLVICLFSGMLLCIALTSSMPIYKNAVLHHMLVQDLERSYEQTGDHPGMIAAQFTMQTDNAKVQANVLKRFNAYWSSHIAGSQLLHVTQDQKLVESVRFGLTPADPTRVDPNVKRSAKLAMRSGIEDHVRLIDGKLPSAAKANGVYEVMITDSALGQLGMLLGQEYDIKDSKVKDQAIRIKPVAVIVEKDLNDPFWGMQDLKNDQNTLFLPDRLFEQDFIAKRPIIIGKFGGTTIGDYSQFDLDTAAYVLQLKTNLAPDMMGAYNYSVSSSVSVPGSEAMTAYSGREKTLRTLLWSLNVPLFILITFYFYMVTSMLVERQQSEISVLRSRGASRFHLVLMYAAEFGLLAIAAFAIGPWLGVAFTRVLGSTSTFLNFVDRGSMKAEMDAESWKYAAGAVLAAWVLNLIPVFVATKSSIVDQKRAKAREGKRPIWQLFGVDIVLISVAFYGHYVFRQRMSDLVKLGLDGKSLSADPLLYTIPTLFILGFGLLMIRLYPLFVALFYRMGRRLWAPQYYTTLLLVIRRNRIYHGLMLFLILTVGTGIYNANTARTLNVNMEDQIWYAAGSDIVLRQHWENDAPPAASPVPQATQPVQSAPPSDIIHYLEPPFELIESLPGVDTVAKVFTREEGEAWLGTKSGKVKLVGIDTDAFGNAAWMKDSLTPYRFYEYLNLIASDTHAVLLSKTAADYYGAKVGDTLDVGWEGIRPTRLVVYGIVPYFPAFNPNPVAGPKEGDGKPQNPMLIVGHLDTIQNELGMEPYDVWLKLKPGANRQALLDEMDKRQIKLEKFEDTIGKISESRMDPFRMAINGVMTLGFIISLAISFLGFMFFWLLSLQGRMLQFGIYRAMGISFKQLLGMMTLEQLLTTGAGFFIGIATGFAAGQIYVPLFQLSFDPGRIVPPFQVISDHADVFRLGISTCFMLAAALVILTWLLKRMKIHQVVKLGED
- a CDS encoding ATP-binding cassette domain-containing protein, translating into MITCENLVKIYKTAEVEVVALQGLNLQVNQGEMVAVIGNSGSGKSTLLNMLGGLDRPSAGRLTIAGKDMLKLTDKEQNVYKRETVGFIWQNKARNLVPYLTARENVEIPMLLHDRKKKRLRAIELLEAVGLGSRTGHKLQQLSGGEQQRVAIAIALANRPKLLLADEPTGALDTRTSDQIMALLRKLNSEMGLTIVIVTHDLDLAKQVQRVVLIRDGRTSSEMIRRTDEREAEDASGEETELDTHIEYAVMDRSGRIQVPERYLEAVGAKDADKVLLRLEEDHIVLRPIAPAGKTGG
- a CDS encoding LacI family DNA-binding transcriptional regulator, which translates into the protein MRGKVRIQEIADLAGVSKFAVSRALSGKSGVSAQTREKILRVAGQLGYFKNNEQQQRFTGELQEIEEVKWDGTIVVMFPNLRYQNREHIYWGPVFEGVSSRLRQRGLDIITITEPSDDNVFKLLNPEAIQGIITIGTVSTQILLKIKQMDIPVVMVDHSDPVFACDTIFTDNFNSMQQMMMKLISKGYRKFQFVGNIKDAQSYFDRWLAFRSTLESCQIALQQDPMLNGPEAQDIFLLFKQYRPVDLPEVYVCAHDVNAKFLIEQLGYLGIEVPARCAVTGFDNTCDSHPILATVNVNKELLGMRAVDQMLWRIQNPGTAHEKKLIYADVILRENYAHLLNGEVEQEEADAEAQ
- a CDS encoding ABC transporter substrate-binding protein, with translation MKKVKALTFLLAATMLTLTACGGGSNNSGGNVANNQPANDAPTGTATGNDSAANNASSGNDASGNNAAATNDAAPAPIDLGGREIHISAWWDGTPKGDTADSKKALDKLHEVEKKYNVKIKYDNIPFDKYMDKFTTAALSGTPMADISILEFKRALAPIKQGLILPLSEYTQATSDINNEQEHTIKLPQLIGDEYFFGGKGVSTVGMFYNRNLFKKLGLPDPQELYANNQWTWDKFLEVAKQATTDTNNDGKPDTWGFSDWAPGAARDFGATNGALFVNDDLTVGFTDPKMIETLEFINRLYNKENVVKVKKGDKNSWDETSTFKDGDVAMSSNFDWNVGGLPFEIGVVPNPQGPSGDGNYTYANTAQNGWVIPKGVKEPQMVYQIYEELQDLPSTEEYLGQNGLEALFKSQADIDMALEHINNTGRISLEEGVADYPWFSIMDDIIKKNQSVSATVQKYTAPAEAALAKLK
- a CDS encoding extracellular solute-binding protein; the encoded protein is MTGACVVIALALLVVWTRSGNDGTAAAGSQSAFAEGSWSTLQDGRGDYAEYLSKHENSGFSDQEIVLDAASYAETEGDGFEKLIDYEGRSGTSLKTGEQGNVSWDINVTQEGFYNIALSYYPIAGKSSSIERSLQIDGVVPFTEASYLQFDRVWDNELEHVKQDNLGNDLRPEQIEKPSWREALLEDSDGYYADPFKFYLSAGHHTLTFVSQREPMVIHQLKLYQKQQPANYEAALKQYEKDGLKKADSQLITVQGEAALAKSSPTLYPQTERSTSSVAPYSPKLIRVNTIGGYNWRLPGQWIEWEVDVPETGLYKIAMKSKQEFVRGLYSTRRLLINGEVPFKEAEQIPFRYKNGYRIDVMGGDEPYLFKLEKGKNIIRMEDTLGEFAPLIREVKDSLYNLNAMYRKIIMITGASPDKYRDYRLDKQVPKMLETFQSESDRLTAISVELKRLSGGSSDSEALLKTMALQLKELIKNPDTIPRRLAAFKSNAGGLGTWLQKAIEMPLQLDAIYIASPDKKFPSSGEGFFSKLKHELATFAYSFVIDYNQIGNDSDKKNQKSITVWIGSGRDQANTLKAMIDETFTPQTGINVNLKLVQMNTLLPATLAGRGPDVAMQISNDIPVNYAMRDAAADLTQFTDYQEVSKRFRDSALVPYTYEKGVYALPETQTFNMLFYRKDVLTELGLEVPQTWDDVYKLLAVLSKNRMQFGMPITVPQTSVPVPGQNIPPNSIYGSLLMQNGGQFYRGGGKESDLDSKIGVETFKTWTDLYSDYKLEREFDFANRFRTGEMPIGIVDYTTYNQLTVFAPEIRGMWGFAPIPGTKLSDGTIRRDTPSAGNGTLMMGSAKDKDSSWEFMKWWTSEKTQTNFGREMEALMGASARYPTANIKALDSLPWPVADYDNLKAQFEYVRGVPEVPGGYFTGRHLQNAFLKVVVEKNTEARESIMDYTHYIQDEIKAKRKEFGLPE